The stretch of DNA ATGATTAAATTCCTATCGAGAAAAAGAGAACAATGCAAGAACAAAATGAGGAAAGTCACGCTGGCAAATTTTTGTGCGGCGCTTTATAAATAGGCAATGTTGACGGTTGTTCTGGAGTGCCAGGATCAGGAACCTGAGCTGGCGCAGACTTTATCGGTGCTGGTGGCGGGTGCAGTCGAAGGGCTCGTAAGCGACGTGGTCGTGCTCGATCACGGCTCGCGCGATGGTACATCCAGGGTGGCGGACGCGGCTGGGTGCCGGTTCCATTCGCAATGGGATATCAAGGATATATTGCGCTCGGCCCGCGGCGAGTGGCTACTTTTCGTCGAACCTGGCGCCCGGCCGCAGACTGGTTGGATAGACGAGATCGCCGAATATGTCGCCCTCAACAAAGTCCCGGCGCGTTTCACCGCCTCGCGCGGATACAGGCGCCCGTTTTTCCAGCGTGTAGGCCGGTCGCTGCCGCCGCTGGAACTCGGCCTTCTCCTGTCGAAGAAACACGCGATTGCCGCCGCAAGAAGCGGAATGCGCCTTTCGGAATTTGCCAAGGGGCAGAAGCTGCGCAAGCTTTCCAGCGAGCTGATTCCCTCCTGGGTCGCCCGCGCCGCACGATAGCGCGCAAACTTTTCAGCACTCGCGCTAAAGATGGCGCCCGATACGATTTCGCGCTATAATTCAGCCATGGCGCCGCCCGAGCGCCCCGCTTCTTGGCGGCCGACCATGGAATGCCGACAGGCGGCAGAACAGGTCACAGCGGAAGTCTCCTCTTCTGCCGGGTTTCCGGCGAAAGGAGGTGCGTCATGAAACGCAATATGATCCGCGGCCTGCTGGCCGTCATATTGACGACATTGGTGATCGCGCATCCGCATTCGGCAGCATCGCAGATGATGCGCAGTTGCGCAGGCCGATCCGAGGTCGTCAAGTTCCTGGACAAGAACTTTGCCGAAAAGCTCACCGCGGTCGGACTGATCAACCAGAACGCCATTCTTGAGGTCTATGCCGCCAAGAGCGGCACCTGGACACTCATCATAACGGATGTTCACGGCGTCAGCTGCTTCCTGCTGTCGGGTGACAACTGGGAAACGATACCCACTTTGCCGGGCTTGGATACATAGCGAACGCAGGCTGCTGCCATGGCGCACCCGGGCAGCAGCGCGCCTTCTACTTCCCCACGCCGCGCTTCATGTGCTCGTCGAGCCGCGGCATGATC from Rhizobium sp. 007 encodes:
- a CDS encoding glycosyl transferase, with protein sequence MLTVVLECQDQEPELAQTLSVLVAGAVEGLVSDVVVLDHGSRDGTSRVADAAGCRFHSQWDIKDILRSARGEWLLFVEPGARPQTGWIDEIAEYVALNKVPARFTASRGYRRPFFQRVGRSLPPLELGLLLSKKHAIAAARSGMRLSEFAKGQKLRKLSSELIPSWVARAAR